The proteins below come from a single Metarhizium brunneum chromosome 1, complete sequence genomic window:
- the EXOC2 gene encoding Exocyst complex component 2, producing MADYERKVLEFYQLPTSYPEMWPPEKDAGEESAEDDHGAKQGRRKSRYEALGSAFGGRKSFVGESGQGGIGNLVQKDEADPLGTSDSVVRSLKQLGLPVQDDARLRNRFMLSSTTFSPALFISQMHSNADTNTLLQGLDVLSQSIDQKSASLKVLVESNFERFVKAKATIDNVYKEMKYRGIDPVQQRQSGRHSRHSSRTSFGRSSASGATLGLNNPLALPISDNRKKNALIKESEYGVMGIKAPLLDVSAKAEDVWGPALGGREKEKHLRNVSTYLDEFRDFVELSATVADSIKRKDYDTLVESYNRARKFADEAKQLSRNLNGQSPSDKQLYMLVLAGRMWNDVDQQVQAFKKDIWKKLVSLHFSRSESMGGRQQDQHMELIGLLFELGVEDNPIWVWLLSRHDHLRSKIQGSADRSKVEIEVLRRRLANNEKPAPQILASYLRTLGRQSIEGKISSSDSTDVIELWDKMLAFLAGLISSQGILGEVVEFWQTAQGFVSGKTQQSLPVGYNGESRSQHRLSPQAVSDLEKGMVELVELLREHVHAFFVEIPPEDISLLFSPPLLSPMSPASAGGVNNPLSPTSLRDPRFNFDSNNPPPPSPRRGESWEKLAFWPPWSNSISGVEYLSKMLSLVGSAAAEMASLSPISSADGQVVELLKTLVGMSRDRCVTALCAAWNRDAENIKYVEDWRRPAESGDVTRMPAIFAAFEGAVLSGMQKILYIPEAMEKPGAGNIVLPPPTKLLQMVRSQYVTTLYKALSGMVENAERALKKNDDEWEVSQDASPAYVPNSIPSKSILDAGDRNIRMLLTLSNLQALRSQVVPSLNSQFENAFSVKLTDESKTIRDVLGQIDARLFQSYTKQSIETLHAIISAGLSLADWEPPVNTRPSTAKPYIYEALLALVLVHSQVSTTAPSLTSQVLSFLLEQTSLQLLDAFRKRPRYSLEALMQATLDVEFVAQTLSQYTTDKASELQSQIYQELDGRTDNDARARLQSELPEMRSILKKLREASKNEFACFKKQKRSGPKVDPGAASSKEQA from the exons atggctgaTTACGAACGAAAAGTACTCGAATTCTACCAGCTCCCCACTTCTTACCCCGAGATGTGGCCCCCAGAAAAGGATGCCGGGGAGGAATCCGCGGAAGATGACCACGGCGCGAAGCAAGGCCGACGAAAGTCGCGTTACGAAGCCCTCGGGTCGGCCTTTGGGGGGCGGAAAAGCTTCGTTGGGGAAAGCGGACAAGGTGGAATAGGCAATCTAGTACAAAAGGATGAAGCAGACCCCCTAGGCACCTCGGACAGCGTTGTGAGGTCATTGAAGCAGCTGGGCCTGCCGGTACAAGACGATGCCCGACTCA GAAACCGATTTATGCTTTCATCCACCACCTTCTCCCCGGCCCTGTTTATCTCTCAAATGCACTCAAATGCCGATACCAATACCTTGTTGCAAGGACTCGATGTTCTGTCGCAATCGATCGATCAGAAGTCGGCGTCGCTCAAAGTCCTTGTCGAAAGCAACTTTGAACGTTTCGTGAAAGCCAAGGCAACCATTGACAATGTCTACAAGGAAATGAAGTATCGCGGCATCGACCCGGTCCAGCAACGGCAATCCGGCCGCCACTCACGCCATTCCAGTCGCACAAGCTTTGGTCGCAGCAGTGCTAGCGGTGCCACCCTGGGCCTCAATAACCCTCTTGCTCTTCCCATATCAGACAATCGGAAAAAAAATGCCCTGATCAAGGAAAGCGAATACGGTGTCATGGGTATCAAGGCGCCGCTCCTAGATGTATCTGCCAAGGCCGAAGATGTTTGGGGTCCTGCGCTCGGTGGTCGCGAAAAGGAGAAACATTTGCGCAATGTCTCAACCTACTTGGATGAGTTTAGGGATTTCGTCGAATTGAGTGCTACTGTGGCAGACAGTATTAAGCGCAAAGACTACGACACCCTGGTAGAGAGCTATAACCGGGCGAGAAAGTTTGCCGACGAAGCAAAACAGTTGTCTAGGAATCTCAATGGGCAGTCACCAAGCGACAAGCAATTATACATGTTGGTTCTTGCAGGACGTATGTGGAATGACGTGGATCAGCAGGTACAAGCCTTCAAGAAGGATATATGGAAGAAGTTGGTGTCGCTACACTTCTCAAGATCAGAAAGCATGGGTGGTAGGCAGCAGGATCAGCACATGGAGCTGATTGGACTGTTGTTTGAGCTGGGTGTTGAAGACAATCCGATCTGGGTATGGCTTCTAAGCAGGCATGATCACTTGCGAAGCAAGATCCAAGGGTCAGCCGATCGGTCCAAGGTCGAAATCGAGGTTCTACGACGCAGACTCGCTAACAACGAGAAACCGGCACCTCAAATCTTGGCCTCGTACTTGCGGACGCTAGGTCGTCAATCCATTGAAGGCAAGATTTCATCGTCGGATTCTACCGACGTCATTGAACTCTGGGACAAGATGCTTGCTTTTTTGGCTGGTCTCATCTCGTCCCAAGGCATTTTAGGAGAAGTAGTAGAGTTCTGGCAGACTGCTCAAGGTTTCGTCAGTGGCAAAACACAACAGTCTCTCCCCGTGGGATACAATGGAGAATCTCGAAGCCAGCATCGGCTATCACCGCAGGCTGTAAGTGACTTGGAAAAGGGAATGGTGGAATTGGTTGAACTTTTGCGGGAACACGTTCACGCCTTCTTTGTCGAGATTCCACCCGAAGATATTTCGCTATTGTTCTCACCTCCACTTCTGTCGCCGATGTCCCCTGCTTCCGCGGGCGGCGTCAACAACCCATTGTCGCCAACGTCGCTGCGCGACCCTCGATTCAATTTTGACTCCAATAACCCCCCACCCCCCTCACCCAGAAGGGGAGAATCGTGGGAAAAGCTTGCGttctggccgccgtggtcgAATTCCATCAGTGGCGTGGAGTATCTCTCCAAAATGCTGTCACTGGTTGGGTCAGCTGCTGCTGAAATGGCCAGCCTCAGCCCTATCTCCTCTGCTGACGGCCAGGTTGTTGAGCTTCTGAAGACTCTTGTTGGTATGTCCAGGGATCGTTGCGTCACTGCTCTTTGCGCCGCATGGAATCGTGATGCCGAAAATATCAAGTACGTTGAGGATTGGCGGCGTCCTGCGGAATCTGGCGATGTCACTCGCATGCCCGCAATCTTTGCCGCGTTTGAGGGGGCTGTGTTGTCTGGGATGCAGAAAATCCTGTACATCCCTGAAGCAATGGAGAAGCCTGGCGCAGGGAATATTGTGCTACCACCGCCAACAAAGCTACTGCAGATGGTTCGCAGTCAATACGTCACCACGTTGTATAAGGCGCTGAGTGGGATGGTAGAGAATGCGGAACGAGCGCTCAAGAAGAATGACGACGAGTGGGAAGTTTCGCAGGACGCGTCGCCGGCATATGTGCCTAATTCTATCCCCAGCAAGAGTATCTTGGACGCTGGTGACCGA AACATTCGCATGCTCCTAACTCTTAGTAATCTCCAAGCCCTCCGCTCCCAAGTCGTCCCCAGCCTCAATTCGCAATTTGAAAATGCCTTCTCCGTCAAACTCACCGACGAATCCAAAACCATCCGCGACGTCCTCGGCCAGATCGACGCCCGGCTCTTCCAATCATATACCAAACAATCCATCGAGACCCTCCATGCCATCATATCTGCAGGTCTTTCCCTCGCCGACTGGGAACCGCCAGTGAATACCCGCCCATCCACCGCAAAACCCTACATCTACGAAGCTCTCCTTGCCCTCGTCCTCGTGCACTCCCAGGTGTCCACCACTGCACCCTCACTCACCTCCCAAGTATTGTCATTCTTGCTCGAGCAAACGTCCCTCCAACTACTGGACGCGTTCCGCAAACGTCCCCGCTACTCACTCGAGGCTCTTATGCAGGCTACCCTCGACGTAGAGTTTGTTGCCCAGACGCTAAGCCAGTATACGACTGATAAGGCCTCGGAGCTGCAGAGCCAAATTTATCAGGAGCTGGATGGGCGGACGGATAATGACGCCCGTGCTAGGTTGCAGAGCGAGTTACCCGAGATGAGGAGCATCCTTAAGAAGCTGAGGGAGGCGAGTAAGAACGAGTTTGCATGTttcaagaagcaaaagcGATCGGGTCCAAAAGTCGACCCCGGAGCTGCGTCGAGCAAGGAGCAGGCATGA
- the idh2 gene encoding Isocitrate dehydrogenase [NAD] subunit 2 yields the protein MLAIRAISRPAVSRQCLRAAPRASWAVARCYSTAGERVAKYEGTKDAQGNYLVSLIEGDGIGPEIAVSVKDIFAAAKTPIAWESCDVTPILKDGKTAIPDAAIENIKKNKIALKGPLATPVGKGHVSLNLTLRRTFNLFANLRPCRSVAGFKTPYDNVDTVLIRENTEGEYSGIEHVVVDGVVQSIKLITREASERVLRFAFQHAQSIGRTKVRVVHKATIMKMSDGLFLNVGKEVAKDFPGIEFDAELLDNTCLKMVTDPLPYNDKVLVMPNLYGDILSDMCAGLIGGLGLTPSGNIGDECSIFEAVHGSAPDIAGKALANPTALLLSSIMMLRHMGLTEYAVRIEKAIFDTLAEGKALTGDLGGKAKTHEYAAAIIEKL from the exons ATGCTGGCCATCCGAGCTATCTCTCGCCCTGCCGTCTCCAGGCAATGCCTGCGCGCTGCTCCCCGCGCTTCCTGGGCAGTTGCT CGTTGTTACTCGACTGCTGGCGAGCGTGTCGCCAAGTACGAGGGGACAAAGGATGCTCAG GGCAACTACCTGGTCAGCTTGATCGAGGGTGACGGCATTGGCCCCGAGATCGCCGTGTCCGTCAAGGACATCTTTGCCGCTGCCAAG ACGCCCATTGCATGGGAATCTTGCGACGTCACCCCTATCCTAAAGGACGGCAAGACCGCTATCCCCGACGCTGCCATTGAGAACATTAAGAAGAACAAGATTGCTCTCAAGGGTCCTCTTGCT ACCCCCGTTGGCAAGGGCCACGTCTCTCTTAACCTCACCCTCCGCCGAACTTTCAACCTCTTTGCCAACCTGCGACCTTGCCGCTCCGTCGCCGGCTTCAAGACCCCATACGACAACGTTGACACCGTCCTGATCCGAGAGAACACCGAGGGTGAATACTCCGGCATTGAGCACGTCgttgttgacggcgttgtTCAGAGCATCAAGCTCATCACCCGCGAGGCTTCTGAGCGTGTCCTCCGATTCGCTTTCCAGCACGCCCAGTCCATTGGCCGCACCAAGGTCCGCGTCGTCCACAAGGCCACCATTATGAAGATGTCGGACGGTCTCTTCCTGAATGTTGGCAAGGAGGTTGCCAAGGACTTCCCCGGCATCGAGTTTGATGCTGAGCTCCTCGACAACACCTGCCTCAAGATGGTCACTGACCCTCTGCCCTACAACGACAAGGTCCTCGTCATGCCCAACCTGTACGGTGACATTTTGTCCGACATGTGCGCCGGCCTGATTGGCGGTCTGGGTCTCACTCCCTCCGGCAACATCGGTGACGAGTGCTCCATCTTCGAAGCTGTCCATGGTTCGGCTCCCGATATTGCCGGCAAGGCTCTGGCCAACCCTACCGCCCTCCTGCTCAGCTCCATCATGATGCTGCGACATATGGGTCTTACCGAGTACGCTGTTCGCATTGAGAAGGCCATCTTCGACACCCTcgccgagggcaaggccCTGACTGGCGACTTGggtggcaaggccaagactCACGAATACGCTGCAGCCATTATTGAGAAGCTGTAA
- the chi3 gene encoding Endochitinase 3, whose protein sequence is MLLAVFLESKFVHKEDLVIFPAVPVYIRFLFISPLPINPGGLQRLAILKMFVRNALVVTGLLAALTQAAPAERNASRHKLTVYWGAEDDTTTLDDVCNDSSYDVVNLAFLSHFFSAGGYPRMSIGNLDGPSRAQKKANATGLQDGSSLVRSIKNCQSKGKPVILSMGGAMDYSDVQLPSDTKGQQIANTVWDLFLGGTDHKELRPFGDVKLDGVDLDNETNDGTGYLAMTKQFKANFQKDTSKKYYITAAPQCPYPDQSEPLDVCRLLDWVQVQFYNNGNCNIAQSGFATAVKNWSRGIGSGVQLYIGALASGADGDEGYVDAAALNRAIDQVKAMDLPNFGGAMLWEAQLAVRNGNYQKKIKANL, encoded by the exons ATGCTCCTCGCGGTTTTTCTTGAGTCCAAGTTTGTACACAAAGAAGATCTGGTCATCTTCCCGGCAGTCCCTGTATATATTCGCTTTCTGTTCATATCACCACTCCCTATCAACCCAGGTGGTTTACAACGTCTTGCCATTCTCAAAATGTTTGTTAGAAACGCCCTAGTTGTCACTGGCCTCCTGGCTGCTCTCACTCAAGCCGCCCCTGCTGAGAGGAATGCCTCAAGACACAAGCTCACCGTCTACTGGGGTGCTGAGGATGACACCACCACCCTGGACGACGTTTGCAACGACTCTTCTTACGATGTTGTCAACTTGGCTTTTCTGAGCcacttcttctccgccggAGGCTACCCCAGGATGAGTATCGGCAACCTCGACGGCCCCTCGCGGGCTCAGAAGAAAGCCAACGCCACCGGTCTCCAGGACGGCAGCTCCCTCGTCAGGTCCATCAAGAACTGCCAAAGCAAGGGCAAGCCAGTGATTCTCAGCATGGGCGGAGCCATGGACTACTCCGACGTCCAACTGCCCTCGGACACTAAGGGGCAACAGATTGCCAACACTGTCTGGGACTTATTCCTCGGCGGTACTGACCACAAGGAGCTCCGTCCGTTTGGCGACGTGAAGCTCGATGGCGTCGACTTGG ATAACGAAACCAACGACGGGACAGGCTACCTCGCCATGACCAAACAGTTCAAAGCCAACTTCCAAAAGGACACATCTAAAAAATACTACATCACCGCCGCCCCCCAGTGCCCGTACCCCGACCAATCCGAGCCCCTTGACGTCTGCCGGCTCCTCGACTGGGTGCAGGTCCAGTTCTACAACAACGGCAACTGCAACATTGCCCAGAGCGGGTTCGCCACCGCCGTTAAGAACTGGTCTAGGGGCATCGGGAGCGGCGTACAGTTGTACATTGGCGCGCTGGCgagcggcgccgacggcgacgagggctACGTCGATGCCGCGGCGCTCAATCGGGCCATCGACCAGGTCAAGGCTATGGACTTGCCTAACTTTGGGGGGGCCATGTTGTGGGAGGCCCAGTTGGCGGTTAGGAATGGCAATTACCAGAAGAAGATTAAGGCTAACTTGTAG
- the LYPA1 gene encoding Acyl-protein thioesterase 1, with amino-acid sequence MSAASSASSLRRVAPLVIPAAGRHTATVVFIHGLGDTGHGWADAVGFWRTRQSMNEIKFILPHAPHIPITMNGGMPMPGWFDIKTLVKGADEDGPGVLQSRDYLHGLIQQEIKDGIPADRIVLGGFSQGGAMSIFAGLTAPVKIGGIVGLSSWLLLNQKFKDYVPDGNINKDTPIFMGHGDRDPLVLYDLAKDSEKALSSMGYSVTFKTYRGMEHQACAEELGDVEAFLSSRLPPKGH; translated from the exons ATGAGCGCCGCATCATCGGCTTCGTCACTTCGCAGGGTCGCTCCGCTGGTCATCCCTGCCGCAGGTCGCCATACTGCcaccgtcgtcttcatccatGGCCTGGGCGACACTGGCCACGGCTGGGCCGATGCTGTGGGCTTTTGGAGGACACGCCAGTCGATGAATGAGATCAAGTTCATTTTGCCGCACGCGCCGCATATTCCTATTACCATG AATGGTGGCATGCCGATGCCAGGATGGTTCGACATT AAAACTCTCGTCAAGGGTGCAGATGAGGATGGCCCCGGCGTTCTCCAATCCCGCGACTATCTGCATGGCCTCATTCAGCAGGAGATCAAGGACGGCATTCCTGCCGACCGTATTgtcctcggcggcttctCCCAGGGTGGTGCCATGAGCATATTCGCCGGTCTGACGGCCCCAGTCAAGattggcggcatcgtcggTCTCTCGTCGTGGCTTCTCCTCAACCAGAAGTTCAAGGACTATGTCCCTGACGGCAATATCAACAAGGACACCCCCATTTTCATGGGCCATGGTGACCGTGATCCCCTTGTGCTCTACGACCTCGCCAAAGACAGCGAAAAGGCCCTGAGCTCGATGGGCTACAGCGTTACTTTCAAGACGTACAG GGGAATGGAGCATCAAGCCTGCGCGGAAGAGCTTGGCGACGTCGAGGCTTTCCTCAGCAGCAGATTACCCCCAAAAGGACATTAA